In Leptodesmis sichuanensis A121, the following are encoded in one genomic region:
- a CDS encoding chlorophyll a/b-binding protein, whose amino-acid sequence MQDTQKLTVSADDRNAWKFGFTPQAELWNGRFAMIGFVAALVTELITHQGVLHFLGIL is encoded by the coding sequence ATGCAAGACACTCAAAAGTTGACGGTTTCTGCTGACGATCGTAATGCCTGGAAGTTTGGTTTCACTCCTCAAGCGGAATTGTGGAATGGTCGCTTTGCCATGATCGGTTTTGTTGCCGCTCTGGTTACTGAATTGATTACCCATCAGGGTGTTTTGCACTTCCTGGGCATTCTGTAA
- a CDS encoding 3'(2'),5'-bisphosphate nucleotidase CysQ family protein, whose translation MFHYPPSTIHPMTDPNLKDLLSIARVAGWQAAEILLKTQNLELNIQNSEDGPVTAADTAANEAILTTLQTQLGTQEFGYLTEETYKLEPTTDRLQHSWVWVIDPLDGTQEFIKQTGEYAVHIALVHDHRPVLAVVVCPAFSKLYFATLNGGTFLEQRDGTIAPLHVSQRHQLEEMIVVTSRSHRNQRFNQLMERFPCQTQKSIGSLGGKIAAIADQRADVYVALSGTSAAKDWDLAAPELILTEAGGQFTHFDGSPLLYNQEDVTQWGGLLASNGQNHDFLCAEATRILNELRD comes from the coding sequence TTGTTTCACTATCCACCATCCACCATCCACCCCATGACCGATCCCAACTTGAAAGACCTGTTATCGATCGCCCGCGTCGCAGGTTGGCAAGCCGCAGAGATTCTCCTCAAAACTCAAAACTTAGAACTTAACATTCAAAACTCAGAAGATGGCCCAGTAACGGCAGCAGATACGGCAGCAAATGAGGCGATTCTGACGACATTGCAAACTCAGTTGGGGACGCAGGAGTTTGGCTACCTGACGGAAGAAACCTACAAGCTGGAACCGACGACCGATCGCCTGCAACACTCCTGGGTGTGGGTCATTGATCCGTTAGACGGCACGCAGGAATTTATTAAACAGACAGGAGAGTATGCCGTTCATATCGCCTTGGTGCATGATCATCGCCCCGTGCTGGCAGTCGTGGTCTGTCCCGCTTTCAGTAAGCTCTACTTTGCAACGCTTAACGGGGGCACCTTTCTAGAACAGCGGGATGGCACGATCGCCCCCCTGCACGTCTCTCAACGTCACCAACTGGAGGAAATGATTGTCGTCACCAGTCGCAGCCATCGCAATCAGCGGTTTAATCAACTGATGGAACGCTTTCCCTGCCAGACCCAGAAATCGATCGGCAGTCTGGGTGGAAAAATTGCTGCGATCGCGGATCAACGCGCTGATGTGTATGTGGCTCTCTCTGGCACCTCGGCTGCCAAAGACTGGGATCTCGCTGCCCCTGAACTGATCCTGACGGAAGCAGGTGGCCAGTTCACTCATTTCGATGGCAGTCCGCTTCTGTACAACCAGGAAGATGTCACTCAATGGGGCGGCCTCCTCGCCAGCAATGGGCAAAATCATGACTTCCTCTGTGCCGAGGCAACTCGCATTCTCAACGAACTTAGGGACTGA
- a CDS encoding serine/threonine protein kinase, whose product MNLLIGKALQGGKYTLDELLGEGGFGVTFKATHHYLGQTVVIKTLNPSSQRNLEFSQVQRQFQEEGRRLALCIHPNIVRVNDFFVEEGMPFLVMDYVPGETLEAVVFPDKPLPEAIAIHYIRQIGAALQVVHANGLLHRDVKPQNIIRRRGTHEVVLIDFGIAREFTLGTTQTHTSIISSGYAPIEQYMAQAKRTPATDVYGLAATLYSLLTAQLPVASILRDHQPMPAPRDLRPELTAAVNQAVLRGMAIEVQHRPATIADWMKLLPGSTATPTPAVPSNPIPPVPLSTAATRAVSPAIPPVTPAVPQRSPGQLPAQLPDTIPPVNQPAVTTPPPSRIPPWMLITLAAIASATASAFGAFWYYSQTPTPSTSRPPSISPTAPASPTSPSQPTSRPSPKPSASVPPVPAPTPTPSPSDTPTPSPSEPDSGTAEVSITGYPTGTSMTTIREKLGEPNRSSEGLWPNTRAALYDLIPDQVTVAYLYDKTTGKVRQTEASFAQDVNPRSMGDTLNGMLDGALTAPIEQGLINVANRKTNRFSFTSGYLKGTVERNDQDRIYIAVWEADLHQ is encoded by the coding sequence ATGAATCTGTTGATTGGCAAAGCCTTACAGGGCGGTAAATACACGCTGGATGAATTGCTGGGCGAGGGGGGCTTCGGTGTCACCTTTAAGGCCACCCATCACTACCTGGGACAAACAGTGGTGATTAAAACCCTGAATCCCTCTAGTCAACGCAATTTAGAGTTTTCTCAGGTACAGCGGCAGTTCCAGGAAGAAGGACGACGGTTAGCCTTGTGTATCCATCCCAATATTGTGCGGGTGAATGACTTTTTTGTGGAAGAGGGAATGCCGTTCCTGGTGATGGATTACGTTCCCGGTGAAACCCTGGAAGCCGTTGTGTTCCCAGATAAACCGCTGCCCGAAGCGATCGCCATTCATTACATTCGGCAAATTGGAGCCGCCTTACAGGTGGTTCATGCGAATGGACTGCTGCACCGGGATGTGAAACCACAAAATATTATCCGACGGCGAGGTACCCATGAAGTTGTGCTGATTGACTTTGGGATTGCCAGAGAGTTCACCCTGGGAACCACTCAAACCCATACCAGCATTATTTCCTCTGGCTATGCCCCGATCGAGCAATACATGGCGCAGGCCAAACGCACTCCTGCCACCGATGTCTATGGCTTGGCCGCTACCCTGTATTCCCTGCTAACGGCTCAATTACCTGTGGCCTCGATTCTGCGCGATCACCAGCCGATGCCTGCTCCCCGTGATCTGCGTCCAGAACTCACTGCTGCCGTGAATCAGGCAGTGCTGCGGGGCATGGCGATCGAAGTCCAGCATCGTCCGGCCACGATCGCCGATTGGATGAAATTGTTACCGGGCAGTACCGCTACCCCGACTCCAGCCGTTCCCTCCAACCCCATTCCTCCGGTTCCCCTTTCTACGGCTGCAACACGAGCGGTCAGTCCGGCCATTCCTCCTGTCACTCCTGCAGTTCCGCAGCGATCGCCGGGACAATTACCTGCCCAATTACCCGATACCATCCCGCCCGTTAACCAGCCAGCAGTTACCACCCCACCTCCGTCCCGAATTCCTCCCTGGATGCTGATTACGCTGGCCGCGATCGCCAGTGCTACCGCATCTGCCTTTGGAGCCTTCTGGTACTACTCCCAAACCCCCACCCCTTCTACTTCCCGCCCACCTTCCATTTCCCCTACGGCTCCCGCCTCCCCGACCTCCCCCTCCCAGCCTACCTCCCGCCCTTCTCCCAAACCCTCTGCCTCTGTTCCGCCTGTCCCTGCTCCGACCCCCACCCCCTCACCCTCCGACACTCCCACCCCGTCGCCGTCGGAGCCTGACTCTGGCACTGCAGAGGTGAGTATCACTGGCTATCCCACTGGAACTAGCATGACAACCATCCGGGAAAAGCTGGGGGAACCCAACCGATCCAGTGAGGGATTGTGGCCCAATACACGAGCGGCCCTATATGACCTGATCCCTGACCAGGTAACCGTAGCTTATCTCTATGACAAAACCACCGGGAAAGTGCGGCAAACAGAAGCTTCCTTTGCTCAGGATGTGAATCCGCGATCGATGGGAGACACCTTAAACGGGATGTTAGACGGCGCACTCACCGCCCCGATCGAACAAGGGTTAATCAACGTCGCCAATCGTAAAACCAACCGCTTCAGCTTCACCAGCGGCTATCTCAAAGGAACCGTTGAACGCAACGATCAAGATCGAATTTATATTGCTGTGTGGGAAGCAGATCTGCATCAGTAA
- the hcp gene encoding hydroxylamine reductase translates to MMFCEQCEQTASGQGCHQWGACGKSPEVNAVQDLLIHLLRGLAPVALRARELGILQPEIDRFTCEAIFATMTNVNFDESRFTTYIRRAIAYREQLKTQIQQLTGVAQTWPAISYYEPDFTDSLAAQGQDLALQFISQSGMNIDIFSLKLTVLYGIKGVASYAFHAQELGQEDDRVYQFCYEALAALERQDLSLQDWVKLALRIGEINLRTMELLDAGHTGTFGHPIPTSVPISPRSGKAILVSGHDLPQLEAVLKQTVGTGITVYTHGELLPAHGYPRLKQTYPHLYGHYGTAWQNQTKEFAKFPGAIVMTTNCLMPPHDNYQDKLFSIGPVGYPGLNYLPNRGNGHPDFTPVIEKALELPGFTETEPLRQVTTGFARNAMLGVADHVIAAIKAGKIRHFFLVGGCDGAKPDRNYYTELVEKVPNDCVVLTLACGKFRFFDKNLGEIEGIPRLLDIGQCNDAYSAIQIAIALANAFEVDVNQLPLSMILSWYEQKAIAVLLTLLYLGIQDIRLGPTLPAFLSSNVLKLLSETYHLKPISTPDADLAACLA, encoded by the coding sequence ATGATGTTTTGCGAACAATGTGAACAAACGGCAAGCGGACAGGGGTGCCACCAATGGGGAGCTTGTGGCAAGAGTCCAGAAGTGAATGCTGTACAAGATTTACTGATCCATCTCCTGCGAGGATTGGCTCCCGTAGCTTTGCGGGCGCGTGAGTTGGGCATTTTGCAGCCAGAGATCGATCGTTTTACCTGTGAAGCCATCTTCGCCACAATGACGAATGTTAATTTTGACGAAAGCCGCTTTACTACCTATATTCGTCGAGCGATCGCCTATCGGGAACAACTGAAAACTCAAATTCAGCAACTAACAGGCGTTGCCCAAACCTGGCCAGCCATTTCCTACTACGAGCCAGATTTTACAGACAGTTTAGCGGCGCAGGGACAGGATCTGGCATTGCAATTCATCAGCCAATCGGGAATGAATATTGATATTTTCTCCCTCAAACTGACGGTGCTTTACGGCATTAAAGGGGTAGCCTCCTATGCCTTCCATGCTCAGGAATTAGGACAGGAGGACGATCGCGTTTATCAATTCTGCTATGAAGCGTTAGCTGCTTTAGAGCGTCAAGATCTCAGTTTGCAGGATTGGGTCAAGTTAGCTCTGAGAATCGGAGAAATTAATCTACGCACCATGGAACTGCTGGATGCCGGACATACAGGCACCTTTGGTCATCCTATACCAACCTCCGTGCCCATCAGTCCCAGATCTGGCAAGGCAATTCTGGTGTCTGGGCACGACCTGCCCCAATTAGAGGCGGTGTTGAAACAAACAGTGGGAACAGGCATTACGGTTTACACCCATGGAGAATTGCTTCCAGCGCACGGCTATCCCCGTCTGAAACAAACCTATCCTCATCTTTATGGGCACTACGGCACCGCATGGCAGAACCAAACCAAGGAATTTGCAAAATTCCCTGGTGCAATCGTGATGACCACAAACTGCCTCATGCCTCCTCACGACAACTATCAGGACAAGCTGTTTAGCATTGGCCCCGTCGGTTATCCGGGATTAAACTATCTGCCCAATAGAGGCAACGGCCACCCCGACTTTACGCCCGTGATTGAAAAAGCCCTGGAACTGCCAGGATTCACGGAAACTGAACCACTCCGCCAGGTAACGACAGGTTTTGCCCGGAACGCGATGCTGGGAGTAGCCGATCACGTAATCGCCGCTATCAAAGCAGGTAAAATTCGCCACTTCTTTCTGGTTGGTGGCTGTGACGGAGCCAAACCCGATCGCAACTATTACACCGAATTGGTGGAAAAAGTTCCCAATGATTGTGTCGTTCTTACTCTGGCCTGTGGCAAGTTCCGCTTCTTTGACAAGAACCTGGGTGAGATTGAAGGCATTCCCCGTCTACTAGATATCGGCCAATGCAATGATGCCTATTCGGCTATTCAGATTGCCATTGCACTCGCCAACGCATTTGAAGTAGATGTAAACCAGTTACCGCTGTCCATGATTCTGTCCTGGTACGAACAGAAAGCCATTGCCGTCTTACTCACCTTGCTCTACCTGGGAATTCAAGATATTCGCTTAGGTCCCACTCTGCCAGCGTTTCTCTCATCCAACGTGTTGAAGTTGTTATCAGAGACTTATCATCTCAAACCCATCTCCACACCTGATGCTGACCTGGCTGCCTGCCTTGCATAA
- a CDS encoding Crp/Fnr family transcriptional regulator, with product MPSKFSQSSLADLPEFLSQTIMFQGLPPEQLAELANLAIAQTYRKGEMIFHQGDAGIGFFVLRSGRVKVFKLSPDGKEQILHIFSEREHFAEVPVLDGQSFPASAAALEASELLFFPRQPFLKLLEEQPALTINLLKSFARHLRRFSGLVDNLALREVPARLASYLLSLSEQTNQTETVELDLPKGQLAAKLGTIPETLSRVFAKLMSDGLIEVNGYTVRLLDRDRLHQLVVLEKPAKAKANRDGKI from the coding sequence ATGCCAAGCAAATTTTCTCAGTCATCTCTCGCAGATCTACCAGAGTTTTTGAGCCAGACCATTATGTTTCAGGGATTGCCTCCTGAACAGTTGGCAGAATTAGCGAATCTGGCGATCGCTCAAACTTACCGCAAAGGTGAAATGATTTTTCATCAAGGTGACGCAGGAATTGGCTTTTTTGTGCTGCGATCGGGGCGCGTGAAAGTATTTAAGCTGTCCCCTGATGGCAAAGAACAGATTCTGCACATCTTTAGTGAGCGAGAACATTTTGCCGAAGTTCCCGTGCTGGATGGGCAGAGTTTTCCGGCTTCTGCCGCAGCCCTTGAAGCATCAGAATTGCTCTTTTTCCCACGCCAACCCTTTCTGAAATTATTAGAGGAACAACCTGCACTCACCATTAATCTGCTCAAAAGTTTTGCTCGTCATTTGCGACGCTTCTCTGGTCTGGTTGATAATCTGGCGTTGCGTGAGGTGCCTGCCCGACTTGCCAGCTATTTATTGAGTTTGAGTGAGCAAACCAACCAGACTGAAACCGTAGAACTGGATTTACCTAAAGGACAACTGGCAGCCAAACTGGGCACGATTCCCGAAACCTTATCGCGGGTCTTCGCCAAACTGATGAGTGACGGGTTGATTGAGGTGAACGGGTACACGGTGAGATTGCTCGATCGCGATCGCCTGCATCAATTAGTTGTCCTGGAAAAACCGGCCAAAGCTAAAGCCAACCGGGACGGCAAGATTTGA
- a CDS encoding cytochrome b/b6 domain-containing protein, which translates to MSRSQPYQPLLLRILHNVNGLLALGAIVTGFLVYNTYDGRFGKLPISPIEGIIDVHGTIAVTFFFFIPLFILYSFHAGKNRLIQPDSFANLSHLTEFIGQYSFHRIVNTFMLLAAILSIISGRMMKEEWLPQGDLNQTWYSLHLLAWAVLIGGLAIHLLSVARVGGAPLFQAMLSVRFRPEDSPALWGQRLNHWWQNLRSKS; encoded by the coding sequence ATGTCCCGTTCTCAACCCTATCAGCCGCTGCTATTGCGAATCCTGCATAACGTGAATGGATTACTGGCTTTAGGCGCGATCGTCACTGGTTTTCTGGTTTACAACACCTATGATGGCCGCTTTGGTAAACTGCCTATCTCTCCCATTGAGGGCATTATTGATGTGCATGGCACGATCGCGGTAACGTTTTTCTTTTTCATTCCCCTGTTTATTCTGTATAGCTTCCATGCCGGAAAAAATCGGTTGATTCAGCCTGATTCCTTTGCCAATCTGTCCCATTTAACAGAGTTCATTGGCCAGTACAGTTTCCACCGGATTGTGAATACTTTCATGCTGCTGGCCGCTATTCTATCGATTATTTCTGGCCGCATGATGAAGGAAGAGTGGCTCCCCCAGGGTGACTTGAATCAAACCTGGTACAGTCTCCATTTACTGGCCTGGGCGGTGCTGATTGGGGGTTTAGCCATTCACCTGCTCTCCGTGGCACGGGTTGGGGGTGCCCCATTATTTCAAGCCATGCTATCCGTGCGCTTTCGGCCTGAAGATAGTCCGGCCCTCTGGGGTCAGCGGCTCAATCACTGGTGGCAGAACCTGCGTTCCAAATCCTGA
- a CDS encoding sugar kinase: MKQGLFVGLTTLDLIYQAAQLPDRNQKIVATDYVVSAGGPATNAAIAFRHLGNQATVLSVVGAHPMSHLILTDLREQEVHLADLHPTRSEPPPVSSIIVTQATGERAVISINTVNTPASPDQIPSQILQDIDIVLIDGHQMAVGRSLAQQAHSRNIPVVIDGGSWKSGFDSVLPFVTYAVCSANFHAPGCHSETDVISYLSDFNIPYIAITHGEKPITYRDRAQIGQIPVPTIPAVDTLGAGDIFHGAFCHFILHTDFVNALEQSAQIAAHACQFFGTRRWMEEG; this comes from the coding sequence GTGAAGCAGGGGCTATTTGTTGGGTTGACGACGCTGGATTTGATTTATCAGGCAGCTCAACTTCCTGATCGTAATCAAAAAATTGTGGCGACGGACTATGTTGTTTCAGCGGGTGGCCCGGCGACGAATGCGGCGATCGCATTCAGGCACTTGGGCAATCAGGCAACAGTGTTGAGTGTAGTGGGGGCACATCCGATGAGCCATCTGATTCTGACGGATTTGCGGGAACAGGAAGTACATCTGGCAGATTTGCATCCGACACGCTCTGAACCGCCGCCAGTGTCCTCAATCATTGTGACGCAAGCCACCGGAGAACGAGCCGTCATCTCGATCAATACCGTTAATACTCCTGCCTCCCCAGACCAGATTCCATCTCAAATTTTGCAAGACATCGATATTGTGCTGATTGATGGACACCAGATGGCTGTGGGACGATCGCTGGCGCAACAAGCGCATTCCCGAAACATTCCTGTAGTCATTGATGGCGGCAGTTGGAAATCGGGCTTTGACAGCGTTTTGCCCTTCGTCACCTATGCCGTATGTTCGGCCAATTTCCATGCCCCCGGCTGCCACTCGGAAACGGACGTGATCAGCTATTTATCAGACTTCAACATTCCCTACATAGCCATCACGCATGGGGAAAAGCCGATTACCTACCGCGATCGTGCTCAAATCGGTCAGATCCCTGTCCCCACCATTCCAGCCGTTGATACCCTGGGAGCCGGAGATATTTTTCATGGAGCCTTCTGCCACTTCATCCTGCACACTGATTTTGTGAACGCCCTAGAACAATCCGCTCAGATTGCCGCCCACGCCTGCCAGTTCTTCGGCACCCGACGCTGGATGGAGGAAGGGTAA
- the rsmI gene encoding 16S rRNA (cytidine(1402)-2'-O)-methyltransferase, with amino-acid sequence MSSDPKPGTLYLVGTPIGNLEDITFRAVRILQSVDVIAAEDTRHTGKLLQHFHITTPQVSYYEHNQKSRIPDLVRRLQQGQAIALVTDAGMPGISDPGYELVKSCVAAGIAVVPIPGPSAAIAALVASGLPSDRFLFVGFLPAKSKDRLIDLEGLAREPHTLIFYEAPHRLRQTLQDLAAVLGSDRAIAFARELTKLHEEIWRGTIQEAIDYYTHKDPQGEYTLVVGGAEISQPTLSEAAIKAELQALLQQGLSRSEASRELAKQTALPRRHIYQLALSLADDSV; translated from the coding sequence ATGTCCTCTGACCCCAAACCCGGAACACTCTACCTTGTCGGAACGCCGATCGGCAATCTGGAAGACATAACTTTCCGGGCGGTACGAATTTTGCAGTCTGTGGATGTGATTGCCGCAGAGGATACTCGCCATACGGGGAAATTGTTGCAGCATTTTCACATTACAACGCCGCAAGTGAGCTATTACGAGCACAATCAAAAGTCTCGCATTCCCGATCTGGTGCGTCGTTTGCAGCAGGGACAGGCGATCGCTCTCGTAACTGATGCTGGAATGCCAGGAATTTCCGATCCGGGGTACGAACTGGTAAAAAGTTGTGTGGCTGCTGGGATTGCCGTGGTGCCGATTCCAGGGCCGAGTGCAGCAATCGCGGCTTTGGTAGCTTCAGGATTGCCCAGCGATCGGTTTCTATTTGTGGGATTTTTGCCTGCCAAATCCAAGGATCGGTTGATTGATTTAGAAGGACTAGCTCGCGAGCCGCATACTTTGATCTTCTATGAAGCGCCTCATCGGTTAAGGCAGACGTTGCAGGATTTAGCGGCGGTCCTGGGGAGCGATCGGGCGATCGCCTTTGCCCGAGAATTAACCAAACTGCACGAAGAAATCTGGCGGGGAACAATTCAGGAAGCGATCGACTACTACACCCACAAAGATCCTCAAGGCGAGTACACCCTGGTTGTTGGTGGAGCGGAGATTTCCCAACCTACCTTGTCTGAAGCGGCGATCAAGGCGGAACTGCAAGCTCTCCTCCAGCAAGGACTGTCTCGTTCGGAGGCGAGTCGGGAACTGGCGAAACAAACTGCCCTGCCGCGCCGCCACATCTACCAACTAGCTCTATCTCTAGCAGATGACTCAGTGTAA
- a CDS encoding glycosyltransferase family protein, with the protein MSRPILYLAITNHGFGHATRGASVAAEIQRQCPDVLLILVTTAPRWLLEAYIPGDFILRPRAYDIGVIQSDSITMDKAATLAKLQELRQKQNEIIASEVNFILQNRVGLVLADIPPLAAPIAKAAGIPCYMMSNFGWDFIYRDWADEYPEFNDMADWIADCFSQCDRLFRLPLHESMSAFSTITDVGFTGGTPRYSVEQLRQHLNLTAPKEKTVLLTFGGLGLEQIPYHNLERFPDWQFLTFDRNVPNLPNLLHLSNPHYRPVDVMPACHCVISKPGFSTFSEACRLNVPIISITRDDFAEAAVLLQATQNYLPTQILQPAEFFTGNWDFLHQPFQPPRIPDAPRPDGNQEIATAVLNTLQNA; encoded by the coding sequence ATGTCCCGACCCATTCTCTATCTGGCGATTACGAATCATGGTTTTGGTCATGCAACTCGTGGAGCATCCGTTGCGGCTGAAATCCAGCGGCAATGTCCCGATGTATTACTGATTCTGGTCACTACGGCTCCTCGCTGGTTGCTGGAGGCTTATATTCCCGGTGACTTTATTCTGCGGCCTCGCGCTTATGACATTGGGGTGATTCAGAGTGACAGTATTACGATGGATAAGGCGGCAACCCTGGCAAAGTTGCAAGAGTTGCGGCAGAAACAGAACGAGATCATTGCTTCAGAAGTCAATTTCATTCTGCAAAATCGGGTGGGACTGGTACTGGCGGATATTCCTCCCCTGGCGGCCCCGATCGCCAAAGCTGCTGGCATTCCTTGCTACATGATGAGCAACTTCGGCTGGGATTTTATCTACCGGGACTGGGCTGACGAGTATCCAGAATTTAATGACATGGCGGATTGGATTGCGGACTGTTTTAGCCAGTGCGATCGCCTGTTCCGCCTGCCCTTACATGAATCCATGAGTGCTTTTTCTACCATTACGGATGTCGGGTTTACTGGAGGAACGCCCCGCTACAGTGTGGAACAACTGCGACAGCATCTTAACCTGACAGCCCCCAAGGAAAAAACGGTACTCCTGACCTTTGGGGGGTTGGGGCTAGAGCAAATTCCGTATCACAACCTGGAGCGCTTCCCAGACTGGCAATTTCTCACCTTCGATCGTAACGTTCCCAACCTGCCTAATCTGTTGCATCTCAGCAATCCGCACTATCGGCCTGTGGATGTGATGCCAGCCTGTCATTGTGTGATTTCTAAACCCGGATTCAGTACCTTCTCCGAAGCCTGCCGCCTGAATGTCCCAATTATTTCCATCACCCGCGATGATTTTGCCGAGGCTGCCGTGCTTTTGCAAGCGACCCAGAACTATCTCCCGACCCAAATTTTGCAACCTGCTGAGTTTTTTACTGGAAACTGGGATTTTCTCCATCAACCCTTCCAGCCGCCTCGTATTCCCGACGCTCCTCGCCCAGACGGGAATCAGGAAATTGCGACGGCTGTGCTCAATACCTTGCAAAACGCATAA
- a CDS encoding secondary thiamine-phosphate synthase enzyme YjbQ has protein sequence MTHHQQLLRISTTGKALHKVTSKVQAIVAESGIQTGLCTLFLRHTSASLVIQENADPDVLTDLSNFFAKLVPEGYHYIHSTEGPDDMPAHIRTALTHTSEQIPIMNGRLALGVWQGIYIWEHRQHGSTRELVVHLSGD, from the coding sequence ATGACCCATCATCAACAGCTTCTCCGAATTTCGACAACGGGAAAAGCTCTGCATAAAGTCACCTCCAAAGTGCAGGCGATCGTTGCGGAGTCTGGAATTCAAACTGGGCTATGTACCCTGTTCCTGCGCCATACTTCCGCCAGTTTGGTGATTCAGGAGAACGCCGATCCAGACGTGCTAACCGACCTCAGCAATTTCTTTGCCAAACTGGTGCCGGAAGGCTATCACTACATCCACAGTACGGAAGGGCCGGATGATATGCCTGCCCACATTCGGACTGCTCTCACCCACACTTCAGAACAAATTCCGATCATGAATGGTCGTCTGGCTCTGGGAGTTTGGCAGGGAATTTATATTTGGGAGCACCGTCAGCACGGGTCTACTCGTGAACTGGTGGTTCACCTGAGCGGCGATTGA
- a CDS encoding DUF6812 domain-containing protein, with protein sequence MNPATNRTIHREKQRVKIYTTDGWEIQGEVSIPAGGYNARLSDFLNGDHTFIALTNAMVYGWEGSLLASESFISVNKQAIKLVVEDHGQESPIADLDDGRSSTP encoded by the coding sequence ATGAATCCAGCTACTAATCGCACCATTCACCGCGAAAAGCAACGAGTGAAAATCTACACAACCGATGGATGGGAAATTCAAGGAGAAGTCTCCATTCCTGCCGGGGGCTACAACGCCCGTCTGTCTGATTTTCTCAATGGTGACCACACCTTCATTGCCCTCACGAATGCGATGGTGTATGGGTGGGAGGGTTCCCTGCTGGCTAGTGAAAGCTTTATCTCAGTGAATAAGCAGGCTATCAAGCTGGTGGTTGAAGATCATGGACAGGAATCTCCGATCGCAGATCTGGACGATGGCCGTTCATCTACACCCTAA